The following proteins come from a genomic window of Sphaerisporangium rubeum:
- a CDS encoding nuclease-related domain-containing protein: MDSGLDPDDGHNTSPIWVSDRSSEPRSQPAPPEETYAPVERASLLGLLQQPKYRPLRLRALIAVGAGLVVGIPLWSWRLGLIAAIIAAIADTIYRARTVSSVAPWRRASVAERRTEAQLKKLERNGYLTLHARAIPGSDAQIDHLVIGPTGVYAVDSEKWDKRLPVRVQSHRKLFHGPFNQKPRLDEARWEASQASELISKALGHEVSVVPSLAIYGPAIPWKILNIREVDVFDGGRVRRWITNRERSLTPEEIEDIYAVAAEVLPARYPEH, translated from the coding sequence GTGGATTCCGGCCTAGACCCCGACGACGGTCACAATACGTCACCCATCTGGGTGAGTGACCGCTCCTCAGAGCCGCGATCTCAGCCCGCGCCTCCCGAGGAGACCTACGCGCCTGTCGAGCGCGCTTCACTGCTTGGCCTGCTCCAGCAGCCCAAGTACCGGCCGCTGCGGTTGCGCGCGCTGATCGCGGTGGGGGCGGGGCTGGTCGTCGGCATCCCGCTGTGGAGCTGGCGGCTCGGGCTGATCGCGGCGATCATCGCGGCCATCGCGGACACGATCTACCGCGCACGCACGGTTTCCTCCGTCGCCCCGTGGCGGCGCGCTTCGGTGGCGGAACGCCGCACCGAGGCCCAGTTGAAGAAGCTCGAACGCAACGGCTACCTCACTCTGCACGCGCGGGCCATCCCCGGCAGCGACGCGCAGATCGACCACCTGGTCATCGGCCCGACCGGCGTGTACGCCGTCGACTCGGAGAAGTGGGACAAGAGGCTGCCGGTGCGCGTCCAGTCGCATCGCAAGCTGTTCCACGGGCCGTTCAACCAGAAGCCGCGGCTGGACGAGGCCCGCTGGGAGGCGTCCCAGGCGAGCGAGCTCATCTCCAAGGCGCTCGGCCACGAGGTATCGGTCGTGCCGTCCCTGGCGATCTACGGTCCGGCGATCCCGTGGAAGATCCTCAACATCCGCGAGGTCGACGTGTTCGACGGCGGGCGGGTGCGCAGGTGGATCACCAACCGGGAACGTTCCCTCACCCCTGAGGAGATCGAGGACATCTACGCGGTCGCCGCGGAGGTCCTGCCGGCGCGCTATCCCGAGCACTGA
- a CDS encoding HNH endonuclease, translating to MRQVLLLNATFEPLTTLNLHRAVVLVIMEKADVVHRDGRGAVLRSASCTLEVPSVIRLRRYVRIPYRSRIPLTRAALMRRDDYRCAYCGQRAETIDHVLPRSRGGPHTWENCVASCMTCNHRKADRLLDEIGWTLRVAPVVPRGAHWRLIGAQFDGDPQWAPYLTETAA from the coding sequence ATGCGCCAGGTGCTCCTGCTCAACGCCACATTCGAACCGCTCACCACCTTGAACCTGCACCGCGCCGTGGTGCTGGTGATCATGGAGAAGGCGGACGTCGTCCATCGTGACGGCCGGGGCGCCGTGCTGCGCTCCGCGTCCTGCACGCTGGAGGTCCCCTCGGTGATCCGGCTACGGCGCTACGTCCGAATCCCGTACCGCTCACGCATCCCGCTCACCCGGGCCGCGCTGATGCGGCGGGACGATTACCGATGCGCCTATTGCGGTCAGCGCGCGGAGACCATCGACCACGTGCTCCCCCGCTCACGCGGCGGCCCGCACACCTGGGAGAACTGCGTCGCCTCGTGCATGACCTGCAACCACCGCAAGGCCGACCGCCTCCTCGACGAGATCGGCTGGACCCTGCGCGTGGCCCCTGTCGTCCCGAGAGGCGCACACTGGCGCCTCATCGGCGCGCAGTTCGACGGCGACCCCCAGTGGGCCCCGTACCTGACCGAGACCGCGGCCTGA
- a CDS encoding NUDIX hydrolase, translating into MADDRPAARVMCVDGLGRVLLMHWRDTVSGEVFWEPPGGGMDPGETPLAAARRELTEETGLPGRAVLDVWVPVPRDFHWLGVHYVKVEPFYLARFPVVPRADPAMLTAEESGTYLGSAWLSPAELATLPDPIRPPHVVEITAELLRLAGD; encoded by the coding sequence TTGGCCGATGACCGGCCCGCGGCGCGGGTCATGTGCGTGGACGGGCTCGGCCGGGTGCTGCTCATGCACTGGCGTGACACGGTGAGCGGCGAGGTGTTCTGGGAGCCGCCCGGCGGCGGGATGGACCCCGGCGAGACGCCGCTGGCCGCGGCCCGCAGGGAGCTGACCGAGGAGACCGGGCTGCCGGGGCGGGCCGTGCTGGACGTCTGGGTGCCGGTGCCGCGCGACTTCCACTGGCTCGGTGTGCACTACGTCAAGGTGGAACCGTTCTACCTGGCCCGTTTCCCCGTGGTCCCGCGCGCCGACCCCGCCATGCTCACCGCCGAGGAGAGCGGGACCTACCTCGGCAGCGCGTGGCTGTCACCGGCCGAGCTGGCCACGCTGCCCGACCCGATCCGGCCGCCGCACGTCGTGGAGATCACCGCGGAGTTGCTGCGGCTCGCCGGGGACTGA
- a CDS encoding FmdB family zinc ribbon protein, which translates to MPRYDYRCRACGSTFEVSRPMSASGDAVACPEGHDDTVKLLSTVAVTGGAAAPRPSGGGGCCGGGCCG; encoded by the coding sequence ATGCCGCGTTATGACTATCGTTGCCGTGCGTGCGGGTCGACGTTCGAGGTGTCCCGGCCCATGTCCGCCTCCGGAGATGCCGTGGCGTGTCCGGAAGGGCACGACGACACGGTGAAGCTTCTTTCCACCGTCGCCGTCACTGGCGGCGCGGCGGCGCCGCGGCCGTCCGGTGGGGGCGGCTGCTGCGGTGGCGGCTGCTGCGGCTGA
- a CDS encoding helix-turn-helix transcriptional regulator, with protein sequence MANVTTPLLTTAEIAALALSLAHLGEGPQAATARLGLRRVFDMLDLDDEVTASTLDTLTTPLPPDVARRARTIAGAVTGRQVIRLHYRDAGGRVSSRDVEPVTCLVHRTHWYLVGWCRTALGVRAFRFDRIVAVEPTLVPARPHRAERYLPFQRRAMTAA encoded by the coding sequence ATGGCAAACGTCACCACGCCGCTTCTGACGACCGCCGAAATCGCCGCTCTCGCCCTCTCCCTGGCCCACCTCGGCGAGGGGCCGCAGGCCGCCACGGCCCGCCTCGGCCTGCGCCGCGTGTTCGACATGCTCGACCTCGATGACGAGGTGACCGCTTCCACCCTCGACACCCTGACCACCCCACTGCCCCCCGACGTGGCCCGGCGCGCACGCACCATCGCGGGTGCCGTCACCGGCCGCCAGGTGATCCGCCTGCACTACCGCGACGCCGGCGGCCGCGTCAGCTCCCGCGACGTCGAGCCCGTCACCTGCCTCGTCCACCGCACTCACTGGTACCTCGTCGGCTGGTGCCGCACCGCTCTCGGTGTGCGTGCCTTCCGCTTCGACCGCATCGTCGCCGTGGAACCCACCCTGGTCCCCGCACGCCCCCACCGAGCCGAGCGCTACCTGCCGTTCCAGCGGCGCGCCATGACCGCCGCCTGA
- a CDS encoding prolyl oligopeptidase family serine peptidase, translating to MTREPYPTARRDDIVDDLHGTPVPDPYRWLEDPDDPATREWLDAQSDLFAKHMAATPRRDAFRDRITELVRSGTVGAPVWRGERRFAMRRTPDQEHAVLYTADPGGAERALLDPVAMDPSGLTTVDSWQPDKEGRALAYQISVGGDEESKLHVIDVATGELLDGPIDRCRYSPVAWLPGGEAFYYVRRLAPGDVPAGEEQYHRRVYLHRLGTPVEQDVMIFGEGLEKTNYYGVAVSMDGRWLTVSASRGTAPRNDLWVADLSTSSLEAPELVTVQQDVDAQTVLQFGRDGLVYVFTDRDAPRGRVCVTEPGRLTAEHWRELIDEDAEAVLSDFAILDDLERPIMLAGWTRHAISEITVHDLATGERIGEVPLPGLGSIGAITDHPEGGHEAWFGYTDQTSPTSIRRYDARTGETTLWEAAPCAVEVPEVTTEQVVFRSADGAEVHMIVTSRPGDGPRPTILYGYGGFGVSMVPGFSAGTLAWVEAGGVYAVAQLRGGGEQGEQWHRAGMLGGKQRVFDDLHAAAEHLIATGVTTPDQLAISGGSNGGLLVGAALTQRPDLYAAVACAAPLLDMVRYELFGLGATWNVEYGSASVPEEFEWLWGYSPYHHVREDVRYPATLFLVFGSDTRVHPLHAWKMCAALQHAQTDPDRPVLLRNESEVGHGARAVSRSVEMLSDQLAFLARHTGLTG from the coding sequence ATGACGCGAGAGCCGTACCCGACCGCCCGCCGTGACGACATCGTGGACGATCTCCACGGCACGCCGGTGCCCGACCCGTACCGCTGGCTCGAGGATCCCGATGATCCCGCCACCAGGGAATGGCTCGACGCGCAGAGCGATCTGTTCGCCAAACACATGGCCGCCACCCCCCGGCGGGACGCGTTCCGTGACCGCATCACCGAGCTGGTCCGCTCCGGCACCGTCGGCGCGCCGGTGTGGCGCGGTGAGCGGCGCTTCGCCATGCGCCGCACCCCCGACCAGGAGCACGCCGTGCTCTACACCGCCGACCCCGGCGGCGCCGAGCGTGCCCTGCTCGACCCGGTCGCCATGGACCCCTCCGGCCTGACCACGGTGGACTCCTGGCAGCCCGACAAGGAAGGCCGCGCGCTCGCCTACCAGATCTCCGTCGGCGGCGACGAGGAGTCCAAGCTCCACGTGATCGACGTGGCGACCGGCGAGCTGCTGGACGGCCCCATCGACCGGTGCCGCTACTCCCCCGTGGCGTGGCTCCCCGGCGGCGAGGCGTTCTACTACGTCCGCAGGCTCGCGCCGGGTGACGTGCCGGCCGGCGAGGAGCAGTACCACCGCAGGGTGTACCTCCACCGTCTCGGCACCCCCGTCGAGCAGGACGTCATGATCTTCGGCGAGGGGCTGGAGAAGACCAACTACTACGGCGTCGCGGTCTCCATGGACGGCCGCTGGCTCACCGTCTCCGCCTCCCGTGGCACCGCGCCGCGCAACGACCTGTGGGTGGCCGATCTGTCCACCTCGTCCCTGGAGGCCCCCGAGCTGGTCACCGTGCAGCAGGACGTCGACGCGCAGACCGTGCTGCAGTTCGGCAGGGACGGCCTGGTCTACGTCTTCACCGACCGTGACGCGCCGCGCGGCCGGGTCTGCGTGACCGAGCCCGGCCGGCTCACCGCCGAGCACTGGCGCGAGCTGATCGACGAGGACGCCGAGGCCGTGCTGTCGGACTTCGCGATCCTGGACGATCTGGAGCGTCCGATCATGCTCGCCGGCTGGACCCGCCACGCGATCAGCGAGATCACCGTGCACGACCTCGCCACCGGCGAGCGGATCGGCGAGGTGCCTCTGCCGGGCCTCGGCAGCATCGGCGCGATCACTGATCACCCCGAAGGCGGCCACGAGGCGTGGTTCGGCTACACCGACCAGACCAGCCCGACCAGCATCAGGCGCTACGACGCGCGCACCGGTGAGACCACCCTGTGGGAGGCGGCACCCTGCGCGGTCGAGGTGCCCGAGGTGACCACCGAGCAGGTGGTGTTCCGCTCGGCGGACGGCGCCGAGGTCCACATGATCGTCACGTCGCGTCCGGGGGACGGCCCGCGGCCCACCATCCTGTACGGCTACGGCGGCTTCGGGGTGTCCATGGTCCCCGGCTTCTCCGCCGGCACCCTGGCGTGGGTGGAGGCCGGCGGGGTGTACGCCGTGGCACAGCTGCGCGGCGGCGGCGAGCAGGGCGAGCAGTGGCACCGGGCCGGCATGCTCGGCGGCAAGCAGCGCGTCTTCGACGATCTGCACGCCGCGGCCGAGCACCTGATCGCCACCGGTGTCACCACACCCGATCAGCTCGCCATCTCCGGCGGCTCCAACGGCGGCCTGCTGGTGGGTGCCGCGCTCACGCAACGTCCCGACCTGTACGCCGCGGTGGCCTGCGCGGCTCCGCTGCTCGACATGGTCAGGTACGAGCTGTTCGGCCTCGGCGCCACCTGGAACGTCGAGTACGGTTCGGCGTCGGTGCCCGAGGAGTTCGAGTGGCTGTGGGGCTACTCCCCCTACCACCACGTGCGCGAGGACGTGCGCTACCCGGCCACGCTGTTCCTGGTGTTCGGGTCCGACACCCGCGTGCACCCGCTGCACGCGTGGAAGATGTGCGCCGCGTTGCAGCATGCGCAGACGGACCCCGACCGGCCCGTGCTGCTGCGCAACGAGAGCGAGGTCGGCCACGGCGCACGTGCGGTGAGCCGCTCGGTCGAGATGCTGTCCGACCAGCTCGCCTTCCTGGCCCGCCACACCGGTCTCACCGGCTGA
- a CDS encoding amidase family protein — MAHIHDLTALELAAAVRRKELSPVEITEHYLERVGRLNDDVGAFVTPTPELALDQARDAEALLLSGAEPPPLLGVPVPVKDLNLVKDVPVLFGSATYEGFVAPVDDSMVERLRKAGTVMLGKTATPEFGLPCYTETYVSAPSRTPWDLSRSAGGSSGGAAAAVAAGLAPVAQGSDGAGSIRIPSSLCGLYGIKPTRGRVSFAPILPDLAGLSTNGPIARTVADAAALLEVMAHNQPGDLYLAPPSPMPFTEAVTREPGRLRIGRDATPVVPGSEVHPEVLAAYEKASALLESLGHEVVDMPPAFDASIVADFEKLWFCFAGVHPVDPEMEPKLRPVTRWLRERGFATPAPEFLRAQSALQTATRFAFLVMNEYDAILSPTVTRPPVPVGWFEDVEDPEETFRRMERFAPFAAIYNVSGQPSVNLPLHWTPEGLPVGVMLSGRVGGETTLISVSAQVEAAVGGFWGDRRPTMW; from the coding sequence GTGGCGCACATACACGATCTCACAGCTCTGGAGCTCGCCGCGGCCGTCCGTCGCAAGGAGCTGTCCCCTGTCGAGATCACCGAGCACTATCTGGAACGCGTCGGCCGGCTCAACGACGACGTCGGCGCGTTCGTCACGCCGACCCCCGAACTCGCCCTCGACCAGGCACGGGACGCCGAGGCGCTGCTCCTGTCGGGGGCCGAGCCGCCTCCGCTGCTCGGGGTCCCCGTACCCGTCAAGGACCTGAACCTCGTCAAGGACGTGCCGGTGCTGTTCGGCTCGGCCACCTACGAGGGGTTCGTCGCGCCGGTGGACGACAGCATGGTGGAGCGCCTCCGAAAGGCCGGCACCGTCATGCTGGGTAAGACCGCAACCCCCGAATTCGGCCTGCCCTGTTACACCGAGACGTACGTCTCCGCGCCGTCGCGCACACCGTGGGATCTGTCACGTTCGGCGGGAGGGTCGAGCGGTGGCGCCGCCGCCGCGGTCGCCGCCGGGCTCGCCCCGGTCGCGCAGGGCAGCGACGGCGCCGGGTCCATCCGCATCCCCTCGTCGCTGTGCGGCCTGTACGGCATCAAGCCCACCCGCGGACGCGTGTCGTTCGCCCCGATCCTGCCGGACCTCGCGGGTCTGTCCACCAACGGCCCCATCGCGCGCACGGTGGCCGACGCCGCCGCTCTGCTGGAGGTCATGGCGCACAACCAGCCGGGGGACCTGTACCTCGCGCCGCCGTCACCGATGCCGTTCACCGAGGCCGTCACCCGGGAACCCGGCCGGTTGCGCATCGGCCGCGACGCGACGCCGGTCGTGCCGGGTTCCGAGGTGCACCCGGAGGTGCTCGCGGCGTACGAGAAGGCGTCGGCGCTGCTCGAGTCGCTCGGCCACGAGGTGGTCGACATGCCACCGGCGTTCGACGCCTCCATCGTCGCCGATTTCGAGAAGCTGTGGTTCTGCTTCGCCGGTGTGCACCCGGTGGACCCCGAGATGGAGCCCAAGCTGCGTCCGGTCACGCGGTGGCTGCGTGAGCGCGGCTTCGCCACGCCGGCGCCGGAGTTCCTGCGGGCCCAGTCGGCGTTGCAGACCGCGACCCGCTTCGCGTTCCTGGTGATGAACGAGTACGACGCCATCTTGTCGCCGACCGTCACGCGGCCGCCGGTCCCGGTGGGCTGGTTCGAGGACGTCGAGGACCCGGAGGAGACGTTCCGGCGCATGGAACGCTTCGCGCCGTTCGCCGCGATCTACAACGTCAGCGGCCAGCCGTCGGTCAACCTCCCGCTCCACTGGACGCCGGAGGGCCTGCCGGTCGGGGTGATGCTGTCGGGCCGCGTCGGCGGTGAGACCACGCTGATCTCGGTGTCCGCGCAGGTCGAGGCCGCCGTCGGTGGTTTCTGGGGGGACCGCAGGCCCACGATGTGGTGA
- the purU gene encoding formyltetrahydrofolate deformylase: MSSEYVLTLSCQDRPGVVAAVSGLLAAHGCNITESQQFGDAGAGLFFMRVQFTSDLTEAALRGLFAGLAPELAMEFRLHDLAVRPRVLVMVSKLGHCLNDLLYRTRSGLLDIEIVAVVSNHPDLRPLTQSYGIDYHHLPITPDTKQRQEAEVLTLVDHYRVDLVVLARYMQVLSEDLCAKLAGRVINIHHSFLPSFKGARPYHQAHSRGVKLIGATAHYVTADLDEGPIIEQEVARVDHTHSPEDLAAMGRDVERLALARAVRWHAEQRVLLDGHKTIVFPR, encoded by the coding sequence ATGAGCTCCGAATACGTGCTGACGCTGTCCTGCCAGGACCGGCCGGGGGTGGTGGCCGCCGTGTCGGGCCTGCTGGCCGCGCACGGCTGCAACATCACCGAGAGCCAGCAGTTCGGTGACGCCGGTGCGGGCCTGTTCTTCATGCGGGTGCAGTTCACCTCCGACCTCACCGAGGCCGCTCTGCGCGGGCTGTTCGCCGGTCTCGCACCCGAGCTCGCCATGGAGTTCCGCCTGCACGACCTGGCGGTCAGACCCCGGGTGCTGGTCATGGTGAGCAAGCTCGGCCACTGCCTCAACGACCTGCTCTACCGCACGCGCTCCGGCCTGCTCGACATCGAGATCGTCGCGGTGGTGTCCAACCACCCCGACCTGCGGCCGCTCACCCAGTCGTACGGCATCGACTACCACCACCTGCCGATCACCCCCGACACCAAGCAGCGGCAGGAGGCAGAGGTCCTCACCCTGGTCGACCACTACCGCGTCGACCTCGTGGTGCTGGCCCGCTACATGCAGGTGCTGTCGGAGGACCTGTGCGCCAAGCTGGCCGGCCGGGTCATCAACATCCACCACTCGTTCCTGCCGTCGTTCAAAGGCGCGCGGCCCTACCACCAGGCGCACTCGCGCGGGGTGAAACTGATCGGCGCGACGGCCCATTACGTGACGGCCGACCTCGACGAGGGCCCGATCATCGAGCAGGAGGTCGCCAGGGTCGACCACACCCACTCACCCGAGGACCTCGCCGCCATGGGCCGTGACGTGGAACGCCTGGCCCTGGCCCGGGCCGTCCGCTGGCACGCCGAGCAGCGCGTGCTGCTCGACGGCCACAAGACCATCGTCTTCCCGCGCTGA
- the ilvD gene encoding dihydroxy-acid dehydratase, whose protein sequence is MPALRSRTVTHGRNMAGARALLRATGVAGSDFGKPIVAVANSFTQFVPGHVHLREVADVVAGAVREAGGIPREFNTIAVDDGIAMGHGGMLYSLPSRELIADAVEYMVNAHCADALVCVSNCDKITPGMLLAALRLNIPTVFVSGGPMEAGKAPAGRKLDLIDPMIAAADDSVSDAELLEMEENACPTCGSCSGMFTANSMNCLTEAIGLALPGNGTTLATHTARKALYEKAGRQIVELTTRYYDQDDASVLPRAIATRDAFENAMALDVAMGGSTNTILHLLAAAREGGVDFGLKEINELSLRVPCLCKVAPATAKYHVEDVHRAGGIPAILGELDRAGLLHRDTHSIHAGSLTEFLDAWDPKSPAVTDEALTLWHAAPGNARTVKAYSQSAQWESLDLDRAEGCVRDLDHAYSRDGGLAVLYGNIAPDGCIVKTAGVDESILRFSGPAVVFESQEDAVEGILGGKVTAGDVVVIRYEGPKGGPGMQEMLYPTSFLKGKGLGKACALVTDGRFSGGTSGLSIGHASPEAAEGGIIALVQNGDRIDIDIPSRTIELRVPDTELASRRDTLLAALGRYRPENRERPVSAALQAYAALTTSASTGASRDLSQLAR, encoded by the coding sequence ATGCCGGCCCTCAGGTCTCGTACGGTCACTCACGGCAGGAACATGGCGGGAGCGAGGGCCCTGCTCCGCGCCACGGGGGTGGCCGGGTCCGACTTCGGCAAGCCGATCGTCGCGGTGGCCAACAGCTTCACCCAGTTCGTGCCGGGTCACGTGCACCTGCGCGAGGTGGCCGACGTGGTCGCCGGCGCCGTCCGCGAGGCCGGGGGGATCCCGCGCGAGTTCAACACCATCGCGGTCGACGACGGCATCGCCATGGGCCACGGCGGCATGCTCTACTCCCTGCCGTCCCGCGAGCTGATCGCCGACGCGGTCGAGTACATGGTCAACGCGCACTGCGCCGACGCGCTGGTCTGCGTCTCCAACTGCGACAAGATCACGCCAGGCATGCTGCTCGCGGCGCTGCGGCTCAACATCCCGACGGTCTTCGTGTCCGGCGGTCCCATGGAGGCCGGCAAGGCCCCCGCGGGCCGCAAGCTCGACCTCATCGACCCCATGATCGCCGCCGCCGACGACAGCGTGTCGGACGCCGAGCTGCTGGAGATGGAGGAGAACGCCTGCCCCACCTGCGGCTCGTGCAGCGGCATGTTCACCGCCAACTCCATGAACTGCCTCACCGAGGCGATCGGCCTGGCCCTGCCCGGCAACGGCACCACCCTCGCCACGCACACCGCGCGCAAGGCGCTGTACGAGAAGGCCGGACGGCAGATCGTCGAGCTGACCACCCGCTACTACGACCAGGACGACGCGTCGGTGCTGCCGCGGGCCATCGCCACCCGTGACGCGTTCGAGAACGCCATGGCGCTGGACGTCGCGATGGGGGGGTCGACCAACACGATCCTGCACCTGCTGGCGGCGGCCCGCGAAGGCGGCGTCGACTTCGGGCTCAAGGAGATCAACGAGCTGTCGCTGCGGGTGCCGTGCCTGTGCAAGGTCGCCCCCGCCACGGCCAAGTACCACGTCGAGGACGTCCACCGGGCCGGCGGCATCCCCGCGATCCTCGGCGAACTGGACCGCGCCGGGCTGCTGCACCGCGACACCCACAGCATCCACGCCGGTTCCCTGACCGAGTTCCTCGACGCCTGGGACCCCAAGTCCCCCGCGGTCACCGACGAGGCCCTCACGCTGTGGCACGCCGCCCCCGGCAACGCGCGCACTGTGAAGGCCTACTCCCAGAGCGCGCAGTGGGAGTCGTTGGACCTCGACCGCGCCGAGGGCTGCGTGCGCGACCTCGACCACGCCTACAGCCGTGACGGCGGCCTCGCCGTGCTTTACGGCAACATCGCCCCCGACGGCTGCATCGTGAAGACCGCCGGTGTCGACGAGTCGATCCTGCGCTTCAGCGGCCCCGCCGTGGTGTTCGAGTCGCAGGAGGACGCCGTCGAAGGCATCCTCGGCGGCAAGGTCACCGCAGGCGACGTCGTGGTCATCCGCTACGAGGGCCCCAAGGGCGGCCCCGGCATGCAGGAGATGCTCTACCCGACGAGCTTCCTCAAGGGCAAGGGCCTCGGCAAGGCGTGCGCGCTGGTCACCGACGGCCGTTTCTCCGGTGGCACCTCGGGCCTGTCCATCGGCCACGCCTCCCCCGAGGCCGCCGAGGGTGGCATCATCGCCCTGGTCCAGAACGGCGACCGCATCGACATCGACATCCCGTCGCGCACCATCGAGCTGCGCGTCCCCGACACCGAGCTGGCCTCCCGCCGCGATACCCTGCTCGCCGCCCTCGGCCGCTACCGCCCCGAGAACCGCGAACGCCCCGTGAGCGCCGCGCTGCAGGCCTACGCCGCTCTCACCACCAGCGCCTCCACCGGCGCCTCCCGCGACCTCAGCCAACTGGCCCGCTGA
- a CDS encoding DUF2207 family protein: MVTIFAVAAAVALALWGLLVAVLAYATRNPSVRPGPATGELRPESPAVVDLITGDWRLCDEAASATLIDLAAKGAVEIDEIGPELSLVRVREPRGPLTPYEKLVHDHVRSLAVDGVVATGALAEGARSLGRWWKSFRRKVIAEAREQGLSRARWSKAHATLLTFTAAVPAVAAAIAVEVNAEADDKGAGVGVAVIGFAFLTALVGKLNGERGTAKGAEAAGYWLGVREHLAAGDAYTERPAASVTIWGRHLAYAAALGLAPRAVAGLPVSVPADDRRAWSDYGGMWHVVDVRYPRRIVRGWPPGTVAFRALVTGLFAGFWSWIAGVAASAFDLWPSGLVLPGAYLVGAAVAALPFARAVADLAGKTELEGQVVRLRRVTVSSDDNGNSKYVYWVALDDGRAREVMAYGTSEATWRELAEGDVVRVSAARRVGWIHEAHILRRSRHRGTASYDDTGEHTLDAPRDLAEAGPFAAAASRGRQPAVPAWLATLLTPADLRRVLGVDTGPAEANPERPATPDWLATESCRFRGTGLAGAEVTVDLYAAKGKRGGYLMVIGHLLTRVQGSPVNGVGTGAMLYPGVIAARSGEGTFAVHVHSPAGPPPPDAMVALARTVARRMGGRSPVA; encoded by the coding sequence ATGGTGACGATATTCGCGGTGGCCGCGGCCGTCGCGCTCGCGCTGTGGGGGCTGCTGGTGGCTGTGCTCGCGTACGCCACCCGCAACCCCTCGGTGCGGCCGGGGCCGGCGACCGGTGAGCTGCGGCCGGAGTCCCCGGCGGTGGTCGACCTGATCACCGGGGACTGGCGGCTGTGTGACGAGGCCGCCTCGGCGACCCTGATCGATCTGGCCGCCAAGGGAGCGGTGGAGATCGACGAGATCGGTCCAGAGCTGTCGCTGGTGCGGGTGCGTGAGCCCCGCGGGCCGCTCACGCCGTACGAGAAGCTCGTGCACGACCACGTGCGGTCGCTGGCCGTGGACGGGGTGGTGGCGACCGGCGCGCTCGCCGAGGGGGCCCGCAGCCTCGGCCGGTGGTGGAAGAGCTTCCGCCGCAAGGTGATCGCCGAGGCACGCGAGCAGGGGCTGTCCCGCGCACGCTGGAGCAAGGCGCACGCCACGCTGCTGACGTTCACCGCGGCGGTGCCGGCCGTCGCGGCGGCCATCGCGGTCGAGGTGAACGCCGAAGCCGACGACAAAGGGGCCGGCGTCGGAGTGGCCGTCATCGGGTTCGCGTTCCTCACCGCGCTGGTCGGCAAGCTGAACGGCGAGCGTGGCACCGCCAAAGGCGCGGAGGCCGCCGGGTACTGGCTCGGGGTGCGCGAGCACCTCGCCGCCGGGGACGCCTACACCGAGCGGCCCGCCGCCTCGGTGACGATCTGGGGACGGCACCTGGCGTACGCCGCCGCGCTCGGCCTCGCGCCGCGCGCGGTGGCCGGGCTGCCGGTCAGCGTGCCGGCCGACGACCGCCGCGCCTGGTCCGACTACGGCGGCATGTGGCACGTGGTGGACGTGCGCTACCCGCGGCGGATCGTGCGGGGATGGCCCCCTGGCACCGTGGCGTTCCGCGCGCTGGTGACCGGGTTGTTCGCCGGGTTCTGGAGCTGGATCGCCGGGGTGGCGGCGAGCGCCTTCGACCTGTGGCCGTCCGGCCTGGTGCTGCCGGGTGCCTACCTCGTGGGTGCCGCCGTCGCGGCGCTGCCGTTCGCGCGGGCCGTGGCCGATCTCGCGGGAAAGACGGAACTGGAGGGGCAGGTCGTGCGGTTGCGCCGTGTCACGGTCAGCTCCGACGACAACGGCAACTCCAAGTACGTCTACTGGGTCGCGCTGGACGACGGCCGGGCCCGCGAGGTCATGGCGTACGGCACCAGCGAGGCCACGTGGCGGGAACTGGCCGAAGGCGACGTCGTGCGGGTGAGTGCCGCGCGCCGGGTCGGGTGGATCCACGAGGCGCACATCCTGCGGCGCTCACGGCACCGCGGCACCGCGTCGTACGACGACACCGGGGAGCACACACTCGACGCGCCGCGCGACCTCGCCGAGGCGGGGCCGTTCGCGGCGGCGGCGAGCCGCGGCAGGCAGCCGGCGGTGCCGGCGTGGCTCGCGACGCTGCTGACGCCGGCCGATCTGCGCCGGGTGCTCGGCGTCGACACCGGGCCGGCGGAGGCGAACCCGGAACGGCCGGCCACCCCGGACTGGCTGGCCACCGAGTCCTGCCGGTTCCGCGGCACCGGGCTCGCCGGCGCGGAGGTCACCGTGGACCTGTACGCGGCGAAGGGCAAGCGTGGCGGCTACCTGATGGTGATCGGGCACCTGCTCACCCGGGTCCAGGGCAGCCCGGTGAACGGCGTCGGGACCGGCGCCATGCTGTACCCCGGGGTGATCGCCGCACGCAGCGGTGAGGGGACGTTCGCCGTCCATGTCCACTCCCCCGCCGGGCCGCCGCCACCGGACGCGATGGTCGCGCTGGCCCGCACGGTGGCGAGACGGATGGGAGGCAGATCACCGGTGGCGTGA